The Malassezia restricta chromosome I, complete sequence genome contains the following window.
ACACCCGCTGCGGCACCGTTAGGGCCACGGAACACGACTGGAACGGTCACTTGACCAGCCGACATATAGTGTGTTTTACCAGCAGAGTTAACAATTTGATCGATAGCCTGCATAGCGAAGTTGAATGTCATAAACTCACAAACAGGACGCAGACCCGCAAAAGCAGCACCCACTGCAAGACCAGCAAAGCCCTGCTCGGTGATGGGTGTATCAATCACACGATCCTCACCAAACTTGTCAAGCAGTCCTTTGGTAACCTTGTATGCACCGTTGTAGCGGGCAATCTCTTCACCAAGCAGAAACACCTTGGAATCACGATGCATTTCCTCCTCCATAGCAGAATTGAGTGCTTCGCGCACCGTCATTTCCTGAGCGCCCGACTCGGATGCAAAAGCACGCACAGGCATGCGTGCCATTGTCAGTGAAGGCATCAAAGTCGAACGGAGAAGTTGGGGACGAATACAGCGTGCCCTTACAGCTGCAGCTATCATGGTGGTGCCGAAACTGGTGAACAGAAATAGATGTCCCGTTTGTTCAGGCCCGTTTCCAGCCTCCAGTCGGCCCAGGGGCAAATCGTTGGGCGCGCCACCAAGAAAGGGCCTAATAGGCTTTTCAATGACACGCGGAATTTTCCACCCAACTGCCAGTCGACGGGCTAATCGTGGATTGTCTTGTGTATTCACACGATGGAAGAGCTCTCGTCAGGCTCCTCGGACTACGCCGCAAGCACATGGATCGCATGGTTCTTATCTACAAAGGGGAATGAATACTTTTGTGAAATCGACGAAGACTATATTCTTGATCGATTCAATTTAACTGGTCTCAATACTGAAGTGCAGCATTACACGTACGCTCTCGACCTCATCACAGATGCTCTTGACGAAAACATTAATGAACTTCATCGTGAGCAGATTGAAACACAGGCAAGAATTTTATATGGTTTGATCCACGCTCGATTCATCGTCACAACGCATGGTCTAGCTAAGATGCTCGAAAAATTCAAGCGTGCCGATTTTGGACGCTGCCCCCGTGTTTTGTGCTACCAGCAGCCCCTGCTTCCGGTTGGCCTGTCAGAATTTCCTTTCCAAAGTCCTGTGAGGCTCTATTGCCCTCGGTGTGAGGACTTATACCGACCAAAGAGCTCAAGACACGGCGCCTTGGACGGTGCCTTTTTTGGATCCTCTTTTCCGCACATGCTGCTCATGGTATACCCCCACATGATTCCTACCAAAGTGACTGTTCTTCCCCCTCCTATCTCAATTGCTCAGAAGCAATATGGTGGGGTGTCTGCGGACATTTTGCATCAACGCGCCGCTGCCCTGGAGCGCCGCGGTGAGTGTCTTGCATCCGCTGGTGAAGAGACGGATCAGAGTGGCAATGTCAACGATCGATCTTTAGATGTGAGCGCGCCCGTGGATTTCGTTTATGAACGTGTAGTCCCGCGTATCTTCGGGTATCCAGTGCACGAAACAAGTCAGCTCATGGCTTGGCAAGATCGTCAGCAAAAGAAGCAAACTGCGACAATTACCAATTTCCGGCAGCAGAAACTTCATAGTGGAGACGCATGATATCCCATGGTCATGCACGCACACACTCCTGTAATATAGGCATGCTTTCTGTGCGGTTTTAATGATGGTAATCCGAGGGACAAAAGGGTATGCTACAGCACTATGAAGTTGGGGCTGCGACTGGCTTGATATTAAACTTGAGCTCAGGCACATTCATACCCATCTGACGCATCTTTGCCTGCTCATCCGTGCGCTGCTTGGAAATGTTTAGCAGTATGTCGCGATGATTAAGGTTGCTCGAGATCTGGTTTGCATTCTCGAAAATGAGCCGACCCCACGATGGATGGAAACGATTTGCTTCGCGCACAATCTGGAACGCTTCATCACGAATCTCAGTTTCTTTTGCTTCGAGCATTGTCGCCGCGTCGTCACCAAGCGAGCCACTCTCCAGCAAAGATTGGAGGGCCTGCTTGTCGAGACGCAATCTACTCATGATTCGTAGAACAGCGACAGCGCGGGCAAGCAGTGACGCTTGAAGCGTTTCTCGAGGCACAATCCAATCCTCTGACTCCGCAGGCTCGTCGGGATAGGCCTCCTGAATTTCACTCAATGCTTTGTATATCGCTCGGGCAGGCTGGGTTTCAGCATCCTGCGACGACGTGTTTTGATACTTTTGCATGGTACGCTGTGCGCGCCGGCGATATATCTTCGAGAATAATGACAGAGAAAGGTAAAGTGCTGCAATGTATGCAATAGGGACAAAGATGGAGAGCGTCATATTGGTATGCGTGCGCGCAAATGCAAGAACGTCGGTAAGGTAGAGAGAACCAAGTTCGCGACCATTGATTTTAGTGGAGGTGTGTAAGGCACCTACTGCACGTCCACACGAGGCGACGGGCCCTGTGTTTTGGCGACTTATTGTTTGATCGGGCCCTGCCACTGTCTAATCCAACCCGGGGTGACGCGGTACCTGCAATCTTGCGTGTATCAATCAGTTTTTAAAACAACCCCAAAATCACCCTGGTATCGCAATGAAAGGCCTAAAAAAGGCGGTGGTACGTTGATGTATCAGCTGACACAGAAGCTCTCTCGTACAAGACAAGCTGATACCCAAAATCGAAACAATAACCATGGAAGCGGGTCGTTCGTCGCACCTGCACCACCATCGAAAGATCATTCATCGAGAGGCTTCTTCTCAGGTCCCAATCATCAATCTTCAAATCAAAGCTACACGTCTACTTCTTGTATGTATTCGAATGGTACTAATATGTGTCCAGCTAATTATACATCACAATCTAGCGCTACTACGCGGGCCCCTGCAAAAGCTTCAGCCACTTCTGGGGCACCGGCGTCGTCCGTTTCGTATGTTTCTGTGCCACCAGGCAACATTTCACAAGCAGTCTCAAGCACGCAGCACACATATGCGCCTCCGAAGCTGCCATCGAGATCTTCTACACACGTACCTTCACCCGTTGTCCCTGGATCCTCTAGTTTACCTGTGCAAGACATGTCTAATTCTAaagctgcagcgcctgccgcaGCGCTTCCAGCTTCAGCACAAAAGGTGGGCTACATGGGCAACTCAGGTATGGCGCCTTCGCTTACATTAGCCCCGACTCTTCAGCCTGTAACACCAACAGTGGCACCAAAAGACACAATTCCTTCGCCAAGAACAGCGCCGCGTAAGCAGCGGAGCAGCCGCATCCAGACGGCGGATCACGTCCAGTTGGAACCATTACCGTCGTTCTCCGAGGTACTGCCATCAGATCGGCCGCAACTGTTCGTCAAAAAGCTGAGGCAAAGCGCGGTGGTGTTTGATTTTACTGATGCTAGTGCAGACCTCTCTGGCAAGCAGATCAAGGCACAATCGCTGCAAGACATGCTGGAGTTTGtcacgacgcagcgcggTTCCATCACAGAGCTTGTTTACCCTGATATGGTGAACATGTTTGCATCAAATTTGTTCCGCACAATTCCTCCGTCATCCAATTCGCTTAGTGAAGGCTTCGATCCAGAGGAGGATGAGCCTGTCCTGGAGCTGGCATGGCCTCACCTCCAGCTGGTCTATGAGCTCTTTCTCCGTTTTGTGGAGAGCACAGACCTTAATACGAGTATTGCGAAAAAGTACATTGATCAGTCATTCGTGGTACAGCTCCTTGAACTGTTTGACAGCGAAGACCCGCGTGAACGTGACTTTCTCAAGACGACATTGCATCGCATCTATGGTAAGTTTTTGAATTTGCGAGCATTCATCCGTCGATCTATCAACAATGTCTTTTTCCAGTTTATTTACGAAACGGAGCGTCACAACGGAATTGCGGAACTACTCGAAATCCTCGGTTCTATTATCAATGGTTTCGCACTACCTCTCAAGGAAGAGCACAAGGTATTTTTATCGCGTGTATTACTGCCTTTGCATAAAGTTAAATGTTTGGCGATGTATCATCCACAATTGGCGTACTGTGTTGTGCAGTTTATCGAAAAGGACAGCACTCTTACAGAGAGGGTTGTACTCGGCCTGCTTAGGTTCTGGCCTAAGACCAATTCGCAGAAAGAAGTCATGTTCCTCAACGAGATCGAAGAAGTATTAGATGTGATTGAGCCAGAAGACTTCGCCAAGATCCAGGTGCCACTTTTTCAGCAACTAGCACGATGCATCGAAAGCCAACATTTCCAGGTTGCAGAGCGTGCGTTATACTTCTGGAACAACGAATACGTCTTGAACCTTATGGGCGACAATATCCAGGTAATTCTCCCTATTGTATTCAACAGTTTGTATGAAAACTCGAAAAACCATTGGAACCCAACAATTCACGCACTTGTATACAATGCATTCAAGCTGTTCATGGAGATTAACCCTGCCTTCTTTGACCTCGTATCCAATGAGCATCAACACCATCTTATGCTCGCAGATCAACATGAAAGAGAGCGTTATCAAGCATGGAAACGTATTCATGAAGGTGCATTACAGAACTCTATTAAGTTCGGCATTAAAGCGCCAGATGCTGTGCTAAAGAGCCAACTTGAGTCGCCTGCTGTCACACCTCGCTCCTTGACGATCCAAGATAATGGTACTTTTGCCGACATGATTCCGCTTGCGAATTCGCTTTCAGGGCTAGCTCCACCGGCCCTTAGTTTAGCCTCAACGTCAGGTGTCGTACAGGGCCTGGGACCATCCAAAATTTATGTCTCTTCTGGAAATCTATCACCCGATCATGATATTGCAAGAGACTCAAATCTCTCTTCGAATAGCACGAATGGTGCCTCTACTGGTGAGTATGAAGATGCCGAGCAAAGCATCTTGCGCGATCTTGCCGATCACATAGATCCTTCGTATTTGGGCTAAGCTGCGGCAAAGATGATGGTGTAAATGTGAATAAGCTTGAGACTCTATCGCACGTCCTGACAAGTGCTGCGATGTTCAATGCCTTCGCAGAACAAGGACTTATGGGCACAACAGGGCACACACGATCAACGTGGAATTTGGTATCTAAGCCACTGAGGCTTTTTCCATGGATTTTACAAGATCCTGAAGATGCTTTCGAGCCTCTGCCACCTCCTTTTCATAGAAAGCACATTTCTTCTCCAGCATCCTGTTCTCCTCCAATGCTTCCGTTCGCCGCTTTTCTGCTTCGCTCACAGCATTCTGAAAATTTTCTTCAATAAATCTGATGTGAGTGTCGTGCGCTTACAATTTTCCGACGCCCTTATAAACGCGTGTCTGATCGCCAAGACCTTGCAATTGTTCCATCGTGAGCTCCTGGAGCTTGGCTTCGCGTGCCCGTCCTTTCATTTGGGCGTTCACAATGCTCAATTGACGTTGTGATGAGACAAGACGCGATTGAATAGAATTCAACAGCACAGGCAGCGA
Protein-coding sequences here:
- a CDS encoding casein kinase II subunit beta, coding for MEELSSGSSDYAASTWIAWFLSTKGNEYFCEIDEDYILDRFNLTGLNTEVQHYTYALDLITDALDENINELHREQIETQARILYGLIHARFIVTTHGLAKMLEKFKRADFGRCPRVLCYQQPLLPVGLSEFPFQSPVRLYCPRCEDLYRPKSSRHGALDGAFFGSSFPHMLLMVYPHMIPTKVTVLPPPISIAQKQYGGVSADILHQRAAALERRGECLASAGEETDQSGNVNDRSLDVSAPVDFVYERVVPRIFGYPVHETSQLMAWQDRQQKKQTATITNFRQQKLHSGDA
- a CDS encoding translocation protein SEC66, whose product is MTLSIFVPIAYIAALYLSLSLFSKIYRRRAQRTMQKYQNTSSQDAETQPARAIYKALSEIQEAYPDEPAESEDWIVPRETLQASLLARAVAVLRIMSRLRLDKQALQSLLESGSLGDDAATMLEAKETEIRDEAFQIVREANRFHPSWGRLIFENANQISSNLNHRDILLNISKQRTDEQAKMRQMGMNVPELKFNIKPVAAPTS
- a CDS encoding serine/threonine-protein phosphatase 2A regulatory subunit B', whose protein sequence is MKGLKKAVLSRTRQADTQNRNNNHGSGSFVAPAPPSKDHSSRGFFSGPNHQSSNQSYTSTSSNYTSQSSATTRAPAKASATSGAPASSVSYVSVPPGNISQAVSSTQHTYAPPKLPSRSSTHVPSPVVPGSSSLPVQDMSNSKAAAPAAALPASAQKVGYMGNSAPTLQPVTPTVAPKDTIPSPRTAPRKQRSSRIQTADHVQLEPLPSFSEVLPSDRPQLFVKKLRQSAVVFDFTDASADLSGKQIKAQSLQDMLEFVTTQRGSITELVYPDMVNMFASNLFRTIPPSSNSLSEGFDPEEDEPVLELAWPHLQLVYELFLRFVESTDLNTSIAKKYIDQSFVVQLLELFDSEDPRERDFLKTTLHRIYGKFLNLRAFIRRSINNVFFQFIYETERHNGIAELLEILGSIINGFALPLKEEHKVFLSRVLLPLHKVKCLAMYHPQLAYCVVQFIEKDSTLTERVVLGLLRFWPKTNSQKEVMFLNEIEEVLDVIEPEDFAKIQVPLFQQLARCIESQHFQVAERALYFWNNEYVLNLMGDNIQVILPIVFNSLYENSKNHWNPTIHALVYNAFKLFMEINPAFFDLVSNEHQHHLMLADQHERERYQAWKRIHEGALQNSIKFGIKAPDAVLKSQLESPAVTPRSLTIQDNGTFADMIPLANSLSGLAPPALSLASTSGVVQGLGPSKIYVSSGNLSPDHDIARDSNLSSNSTNGASTGEYEDAEQSILRDLADHIDPSYLG
- a CDS encoding prefoldin subunit 1 translates to MSDMNEDSLPVLLNSIQSRLVSSQRQLSIVNAQMKGRAREAKLQELTMEQLQGLGDQTRVYKGVGKLFIEENFQNAVSEAEKRRTEALEENRMLEKKCAFYEKEVAEARKHLQDLVKSMEKASVA